A section of the Papio anubis isolate 15944 chromosome 4, Panubis1.0, whole genome shotgun sequence genome encodes:
- the LOC101017631 gene encoding keratin-associated protein 7-1: protein MTRYFCCGSYFPGYPSYGTNFHRTFRATPLNCVVPLGSPLNYGCGCNGYSSLGYSFGGSNINNLGGCYGGSFYRPWGSGSGFGYSTY, encoded by the coding sequence ATGACTCGTTACTTCTGCTGTGGAAGCTACTTCCCAGGGTACCCTAGCTATGGGACCAACTTCCACAGGACCTTCAGAGCCACCCCCTTGAACTGTGTTGTGCCTCTGGGCTCTCCCCTGAACTATGGCTGTGGATGCAATGGCTACAGCTCCCTGGGCTACAGCTTTGGTGGTAGCAACATCAACAACCTGGGCGGATGCTATGGTGGTAGCTTCTATAGGCCATGGGGCTCTGGCTCTGGCTTTGGCTACAGCACCTACTGA